A genomic region of Miscanthus floridulus cultivar M001 chromosome 3, ASM1932011v1, whole genome shotgun sequence contains the following coding sequences:
- the LOC136545239 gene encoding carboxylesterase 15-like, translating to MSSATSPASGVSGKVPPPHVVEDCLGLVQLLSDGTVKRAPATLVLPDDAPPPDDDEAPVRWKDVVYDEARNLSLRMYVPSAAGAAVDGGVETKLKLPVLVYFHGGGFVVGSFASPEFHAACLRLAEELPAVVLSADYRLAPEHRLPAAVEDADALLSWLADQQEAAAGAGAGADPWLADAADLGRVFVSGDSAGANIAHHAVAASGWRLPLAGCVLLWPYFGGERRTASEAGCPGDVFLTLPLYDQMWRLALPSGATRDHPAANPFGPEAAGGPGGPGAGAELPSLLVAAGDRDMLIDRIREYVARVRAAAGNNRRVDLVEFPGEGHGFAIFEPDGEAAGELVRVVRRFVHGGDDAAAPAPRSG from the coding sequence ATGTCGTCCGCCACCTCGCCCGCGTCCGGTGTCTCCGGCAAAGTTCCTCCTCCGCACGTCGTGGAGGACTGCCTCGGGCTCGTCCAGCTCCTGAGCGACGGCACCGTCAAGCGCGCCCCGGCCACGCTCGTTCTCCCTGACGACGCGCCGCCGCCCGATGACGACGAGGCACCAGTCCGGTGGAAGGACGTCGTGTACGACGAGGCCCGCAACCTGAGCCTCCGCATGTACGTGCCGTCCGCCGCCGGAGCGGCGGTGGACGGCGGCGTCGAGACGAAGCTCAAGCTCCCGGTGCTGGTCTACTTCCACGGCGGCGGCTTCGTCGTCGGCAGCTTCGCCTCGCCGGAGTTCCACGCCGCCTGCCTCCGCCTCGCCGAGGAGCTCCCCGCCGTCGTGCTCTCCGCCGACTACCGCCTGGCCCCGGAGCACCGCCTCCCCGCGGCGGTCGAGGACGCCGACGCACTCCTCTCCTGGCTCGCCGACCAGCAGGAGgccgcggcgggcgcgggcgcgggagcgGACCCGTGGCTCGCCGACGCGGCGGACCTGGGCCGCGTGTTCGTGTCGGGCGACTCGGCGGGCGCCAACATCGCGCACCACGCCGTCGCCGCGTCGGGATGGCGCCTGCCCCTGGCCGGGTGCGTGCTGCTGTGGCCCTACTTCGGCGGCGAGCGGAGGACGGCGTCGGAGGCGGGCTGCCCGGGCGACGTGTTCCTGACGCTGCCGCTGTACGACCAGATGTGGCGCCTGGCGCTGCCATCGGGGGCGACGAGGGACCACCCGGCCGCGAACCCGTTCGGGCCGGAGGCGGCGGGCGGTCCGGGCGggcccggcgccggcgccgagcTCCCGTCGCTGCTCGTGGCGGCGGGGGACCGCGACATGCTGATCGACCGCATCAGGGAGTACGTGGCGCGGGTGCGGGCGGCCGCGGGGAACAACAGGCGCGTCGACCTCGTCGAGTTCCCGGGGGAGGGCCACGGGTTCGCCATCTTCGAGCCGGACGGCGAGGCGGCGGGCGAGTTGGTCCGCGTCGTGCGGCGGTTCGTGCATGGCGGGGACGACGCCGCCGCCCCGGCGCCGCGCAGCGGATGA